The DNA sequence CATCACTGTGCCATATAGGAGGCACTCTCCACCACCTGGAATTAGAGATGCCTTCTGCAAGCAGGTGATCACATCACCAATGTGAAACTGCACAATCTCATCTACCTTGTTGGGAGCTCCATTCAACTTCCCTTGCTCCCATTTAATTTTCCCACCAGTTGGATCTTCTTCAATCTCATCTGATACATCCTGTGGTAACCGCACAAAATACATATTCCCGAACTTGTCTGCACCTGCCATGGTGTCAAAATCTATGTGGTATGATGCAGTGAGCCATCTTGGAACACTATCATCAGCAAATATATACAGTTGATTCTCATCACGTCTGTACTTGCAGTAATGGAATGACTGCAGAGAGCATACCCAGAAGATAGTCAGCCATGGAAAAAATAAGTGTGCATGGTAAGGAAGAAGGGTAATATAAGAAGTCGCTTTCGAACACCTGCTTCCAGTATACATCACAAGCAAATAAATGAATGGGAAACGAAATTATATGAATTGCACTGACCCAAATAAGATAAGGGTGACCACCCCATGGTATTACCAATGATCCACTCATAATCTAACACCACAAGTATCCCTTTTCATGCAACAAATAGGAGTAATACTATACACCACACCACCATCCAACTTTTAAATGTGACACATCTTGTATAGTAGGATAAAAGTGGGATAGTggtgtggtgtatagaattttccaacAGATAGGCATTGAACCCAGAATAATTAACCACGTAACAAAGATAAGCTGTCTCATATGAAATCACAAAAACGGTACAACACGTAACATCaagatttttttatcagtatagCAGACAGAGAGCTACCAATCTCacttatatttataattcaaTGTGGAATAATGAGGAGAGATTTGAGTAACATAACAATTTTCTATGTTTCTTCTTAAAGCTTCACATGAGGGAGAAAGAATGCCATGACAACTAAACCCATCACccattaaaaaaagatttttttttttttaaaaatatctgatCAAGCAACAACTCAAAAATgggaacaaaaacaaaaaacaagagagcttccttgaatttctccaacatACAACTGATCACCGTCAAAAGGAAAAGCAGTCATACCTCTTGAATGTCGCCAACATATATCCAATCACGGTAAGTGTGAATGGAGACAATGGAGCTAGGGAACAGCTTGTTCTCGCATTTTCTAAGCAATCTCCTCTTGCCCAAATCATATAATCTGAGAACATTTCCTATACCTGCAAGTAATCGTCCCTGAAACTGGCACAAAGCTGTTGGAACACCTTCCACTTGTGTCTTATGCAATAGCTCAAGGGACCTTCCATCCTctataaatctataaatatgaataaaaccAGCAGCTACACTTCGTTTGGGCCAAAACTGCAGTCCCTTTGCGGTACCTACGGCTAAAAGAGTTCCATATTCCTTATCATGGAAATTCACTGTGCATATGCTGAATGCAGCTTCATTCTCCTGAAGCTCCAGCAGACAGGTTGTACTAGCTGTCTTTGGGTCAAGAACTCTAATGCAAGAAACCCACCTGTCTGATTCTGCCTTGGGATAGCCGTAGTGCTCATCCGAGAGGGGATCATCTTTGTCCTCGTCACCACCATTCTCCATTGGCTCCACATTACCATTTTCATTTTCGCTTATTCCAGCAGCCTCAAAGCACTCCTTTTTTGCAGCTTCACGCTCTTCAGCTGTGAATGCTCCTTGATCACTCTCAATAATTACCAACAATTTTCGTTTGGGTTGAAGCACAAACTTCCTTGGTGTGTACCTTAGGGGAATCACAGTTTCATTGAACGTTTCTCCCAGTCTCTCAATAGTAAAAACCCTCAAAGCATCACCAGCAACAGCAACTACACCTTCTGCACATTGGTCAGAGGCAAATGATGCTGCATATTCAAGAGTCTCATAGGAGAGGggtgttaaaagaaaatgtccTTGGTGAATATAACCAAGCCAAGGTCGACTTGACAAGCAAAGCATTGCACTCTTGCCTCTTACAACGATAGAAAAGAGCTTTGGGGCTCTCAGTCCCAAGAATCGAGAACGAGAATCAGAAAGTTGACCAGTCACCATATCAACAACTGTTCTGAACAAAACTCCATTCTGTAAACCGGCATTAAGAAAAAGGCTGGCAGGATGAtcagcaccatcctccccaccTACTGATGCTAAGACTTCAAGAAAAAGGAGAGATTCTGGAGCTGAAGAAACACTTTGCACACTCAGAATTTGCATACCATCCTCTGGGTCCAACGACAAGATACGAATTGTGTTGTCATATGAACCAACTGCAAGGAAACGAGACCTCTGCCTTCCTTCAGGTATAGGGGCAATGTCCAAACAAGCCACATCACCTGACATTTCATGTTTATCAACCTCAATCAGTTGACCAGTGGCATCCACCTCAAAATACACAATTTCGCCACCACTAAGTGCAATGACCACTTGAAGCCTGTTAGAGCCAACCTTAGCAATAGTCCTCTTCCCAGGAGTCCTCCACTCATTGATACGCCCATCCTCCCTAATATGCCTAATGCCATTAGGATGAACTTGCATGAGTGAGTCATCACCTATCAAAGAAACAGCAAGTGAAGGGGTAGTATCAAGAAACCCACTATCACTAACTTCTTCAACTGTCTCGCCAATGGAAAGAACAAGAGTCGCGTTTGAGAACGACACCACAATGTATGCATCAAACTCATCATTCACATTCTTTTTCACAGTCCAAACTGCACTTGGCACACCAGGAAGCTCCGACACAGCCATTTCACTAATAGCTAAACCAGGTCTTAAAATTCTTAGAGACGACCGAGGACCCCGACCACAAAGCGTAAATATCTGAGGCGTTTCTTCTTCAAACAGATTTATGACTTTCATGTCCATTATTGGCATCAGGCTCTCAACTTGGTCAATCCTAAGAAGGTTCTTAAGTCGCCTGGGCTGGAAAAACACAGGCTGGAAACCTTCTTCAGTTTCCATCAATGTAGCTGACGAAGACTCCACATCAGCATCATCACCTATCCCCTGGAACTGATATAAAGCATGATTCCCAAATTCAGAAGCAGCAAACAAGTGTCCTGACTTCAACACACACATGGAAGCAGTAACCGGAATTGTATCAAAGTACTTAATCTTCAGTTCTGTAACATGGTCATTGTCATGGTCCAAAGTAACCTTAAAAATATCTCCATACTCCGTTTGTAACAGAAAGAAGAACATCGCCTTTTGCTTATGCATTGCCGCAGAAACTATAAGAACCCCTCGCTCAGCAGGCAGATCTGCACGTCTTGGAATCACAGCCCTAACATCCGGGTGTCCCTGATTCTTATATATCACAAAATTTTCAGCACAAACTAACACACCACTCGGGCCATCACCTCCTCCGGGAACAGTAACAAGCAAATTTGCACCATTATCAACTGGCTCCGACCACTTCCTAGACACATGGTTAAGCCCTAAGTCAAGCTCATAAAAAGTCAAATGCTTCTGGGCCTCACTTGCTGCCTGCCCAGTAGAATCCTGGTCCGCCTCGGAGTAATCCAACTCTATGGAGGCAAATATTGGGTTATCGAAACCACAATCAACCCCACAAATGGAGTACACAATTGTATGCGATTTATGCGCCTCCAGTGGCGACGAAATGGTCAGCCTCGCTGCTGTATCCCTATTCAGCACATAAACAAGCTTCTGCTTCTCACAAGCCCCGATCATCACTGCCCTACCCTTCGGATCAGTAGCCAAGTACTGGCCCGGAACTATTCTGCGACACCCCGATTTCCCAAAGGTTTCTTGgtgaattttatcaaaaacatTCTTTTCCTTATTGTAGTCTAGGATAACAATACGGCCCGAATCGGACCCGACAACAATATAGTCCTTCTGAGACCCAGTGAGCCTAAACTGAGCTAAAGACCTAATGGCACCGAAAATTTCGACGGAGAGAAGGGTTTGGATCTTACCGCTGTCATCGGGTCGAAGAAGCTCGAGGAGCTTGCCGCGGGAGACAACAATCTCTTGGGTCTTGCCGCCGGAGAAGCTTCCGTTGATGGCGCATACTATGCCGGTGGCTCGCTGGAGAGTGAGGCTGTAGAGGTACATGACTCAGGAATTAGAGTGGGGATAGGGGTTAGGGCTAGGGTTTTAGAGGGGGTCACTTGGTGGAAAGGGTTTATGGAGTTTTCGAAATGGAGCCCTGGTGAAGAATCGAAGATTACGGTCGCAGACGAGAGACGAGAACGGTTGGTCTGCGACTGCGAGTTTGAGTGTGTGACGTGAAAAACCTAAAAGGGATTTTTCTGGGAATCTGGGGATGGGATGAGAAACACCATGGTTACCGCCTTTTGTTATAATCGGACGGCTGAATTTGACCAAGCTGATCGGCTGCAGGACACTCCAAAGCGCAGAATTATAAAATCCGACCAAACCGTATGaacaaaattatttactttcataAATGTGGAAGATTTTGTACGTGAAGCCTCCCGCCCGGCGGGGGGGGGGAGGTTAGGTTGTTTGTGTCAttgtattacatattaaaatatttttaatcttaaataatttaaaaaaaaaaaagtaagtttgATACTAATTTTTAAATGTACTTTTCTACACCCGAAAtataattcgaattttaaaaaaatatcaatagaCAAAAATgctcatataattttaaataattataatttttaaatttttaagaatataattataatttttaaaattaaaataattatcatttctacctcaaaatatattttttaatttgtttctaaataaatataatatgtttaaaagtactttaaatatatagttaccaaacaacaaataactttttaatagtataacttGTTACTtcaattataagttataagtcctaaaattataaactatatttctCACCACAATCTCAAACATACACTAAGGCTTGTTTGGGGTTGCGGTAAAAGtcttaaaaagtacttaaataatcttaaaagatttttaatggaaaaattagattgtttgggtgttacatattaaaacacttttaatttcaaataagttaaaaaatatg is a window from the Juglans regia cultivar Chandler chromosome 7, Walnut 2.0, whole genome shotgun sequence genome containing:
- the LOC108996541 gene encoding spliceosome-associated protein 130 A-like, with protein sequence MYLYSLTLQRATGIVCAINGSFSGGKTQEIVVSRGKLLELLRPDDSGKIQTLLSVEIFGAIRSLAQFRLTGSQKDYIVVGSDSGRIVILDYNKEKNVFDKIHQETFGKSGCRRIVPGQYLATDPKGRAVMIGACEKQKLVYVLNRDTAARLTISSPLEAHKSHTIVYSICGVDCGFDNPIFASIELDYSEADQDSTGQAASEAQKHLTFYELDLGLNHVSRKWSEPVDNGANLLVTVPGGGDGPSGVLVCAENFVIYKNQGHPDVRAVIPRRADLPAERGVLIVSAAMHKQKAMFFFLLQTEYGDIFKVTLDHDNDHVTELKIKYFDTIPVTASMCVLKSGHLFAASEFGNHALYQFQGIGDDADVESSSATLMETEEGFQPVFFQPRRLKNLLRIDQVESLMPIMDMKVINLFEEETPQIFTLCGRGPRSSLRILRPGLAISEMAVSELPGVPSAVWTVKKNVNDEFDAYIVVSFSNATLVLSIGETVEEVSDSGFLDTTPSLAVSLIGDDSLMQVHPNGIRHIREDGRINEWRTPGKRTIAKVGSNRLQVVIALSGGEIVYFEVDATGQLIEVDKHEMSGDVACLDIAPIPEGRQRSRFLAVGSYDNTIRILSLDPEDGMQILSVQSVSSAPESLLFLEVLASVGGEDGADHPASLFLNAGLQNGVLFRTVVDMVTGQLSDSRSRFLGLRAPKLFSIVVRGKSAMLCLSSRPWLGYIHQGHFLLTPLSYETLEYAASFASDQCAEGVVAVAGDALRVFTIERLGETFNETVIPLRYTPRKFVLQPKRKLLVIIESDQGAFTAEEREAAKKECFEAAGISENENGNVEPMENGGDEDKDDPLSDEHYGYPKAESDRWVSCIRVLDPKTASTTCLLELQENEAAFSICTVNFHDKEYGTLLAVGTAKGLQFWPKRSVAAGFIHIYRFIEDGRSLELLHKTQVEGVPTALCQFQGRLLAGIGNVLRLYDLGKRRLLRKCENKLFPSSIVSIHTYRDWIYVGDIQESFHYCKYRRDENQLYIFADDSVPRWLTASYHIDFDTMAGADKFGNMYFVRLPQDVSDEIEEDPTGGKIKWEQGKLNGAPNKVDEIVQFHIGDVITCLQKASLIPGGGECLLYGTVMGSLGALLAFTSRDDVDFFSHLEMYMRQEHPPLCGRDHMAYRSAYFPVKDVIDGDLCEQFPTLPLDLQRKIADELDRTPGEILKKLEEVRNKII